The nucleotide sequence CATTGGCCTCAAGACGCTGATAGGTGTTTAATGATACTCCTGCTCGTTTCGCGAGCTCCTCCTGGGTATATCCGGCCGCTTTTCTGGTTCTGACCAAACCATCGACCAAATCTTGCTTTGCCTTAAACGGAGTAAGCCTTTTCATATCCCATTTTTGGGGTATTAATTTAGTTATTGCAAGATTTTAAACCATTTTTGGGGTATAAAAAGCATCTAGAAAAGACTATGGATTTTAATTCATAAAACACAACTTCCCCACAAT is from Opitutales bacterium and encodes:
- a CDS encoding helix-turn-helix transcriptional regulator, whose product is MKRLTPFKAKQDLVDGLVRTRKAAGYTQEELAKRAGVSLNTYQRLEANGSWKVDTFLKVAGILGDLSALQGVFATDEAETIEDIKKRVKGLSE